GTTCCGGAGATACTAGCGTTTGAATACTGTCACGGTCGGGCCAGCCCACTCAAAATGAAACCATCTCCATAGTAAACTTCGCTTCACTCAATAATATTGGAGAATAGCTACAAGGCTATGATTTACTGATGCAGGTTGGTAATTAAGTCAATCACTAGTTACCAAACTGCATAATTAGGGCAATCACAGGTTAAACTACATACTATGAAGTAAGTAGCTTATTTACTAATTAGATGATAAATCAATCACTGGTTACCTATGAAGTAAGTAGCTTATTTACTAATTAGATGATAAATCAATCACTGGTTACCAAATTATGCGTACAAAGACCTTGAATAATCCTGGAGACCAGGAACTGCAGTGAAGACTTTCCTTAGGGCAAAAGTAATTATAAGAATTATTCTAAAGTTTCACTTCAAACttggaataatgaataaataagtttcTCGATAACACGTACAACTAGAATAAATAAGTTTCTCTATAACACGTACAACTAGAATGAACAATGAAAGCAGCGGATGTCAAGTAATGAAGGAAGGCGGATGTCTACTACAagaacggcaaaaaaaaaaaaaaaacggctaaaaaaaaaaagttgcgaGCTATGTAGGATAGCGGGTATCTACTGCAACACAATGGCCGGGTATTTACCCGACTACTCTGCTCCCAGACTACATCGAGCCtgggtccatattctgaaacgccttcATATTCATATGGGTCATGATGAAAAAATGATTTACAAATGATGAAGGACTTATGAGAGGCTACCATTAAAACATGAAGGACTTATGAGAGGCTACCATTAAAACCTAAAGGACTTATGAGAGGCTACCATTAAAACCTGTAGCCTCTCATAAGGACTAGACTCGGGTGCCTATagattttattttccatattgATGGTTTACGATTCTTGCGTTATCAATAGGATTCCTTAAAGCATGCACAAAAGCTTGTTACGGCAACCATTTACGGGCAGTCATTGTCAATTACCATGACTGGTGATACTAGGAACAGTGACTGCGCAATGATCAGTAATATGTGGCAGAATATGAAGGGAAATCGCTTGTGCAGTTGTCACCCTAGCTCTTGAGGGTATGTAGCCTAGGCTAATCCAAACCGAAAGAAAGCTGTGGAAGTAGCAACACACACAATCACCTGCAGACAGCAAATGTTTGCAAGCACCGTGACACATCGTCACTCACGAATTTGCAAGCGTCCTGATTGACTTGAAAACTCAAGTCGAAAACATCCGACTTGAATATTTACCGCCGTCATTTGCACAAAATATCTCAGCCATTTGCACCATCTTcaatcacacccacacacgccgGATATGCTTCTTAAGCACCATGTTAGCACAACCATGACTGACTGTTTATGAATAGTAAGTCTTCATATTCATGTGGACCATGGGGAGATGATTTATAGATGATTAAGGACTATTAAACACCGGTAGTCTCCCCTAAGGACTAGACCCAAGCGTTTATATACATAAATTTCCTATATTGATGGTTTACGATTCCCGCGGTATCATAGAATCCCTTAAATGACCCACTACACTATCGTAATTGCGCAATAATAACAAGCATATCCAAAGCGTGGATATGATTGAAGGAATGCGCAAATGATGACTAAAGATAAACCAATATAGCTTGATATTTAACCGTTAATCATGACGCTAGCACAATCATGACTGCACAATCACTACTGACTGTAGCAGTGAATGGGCAAAAAGGTCTCTTCCACTACCAGCCATAGCGAGGCGGGCGGAGTTCCGGCTGGAATTTCTGGAATTGTACCGAGGTTCCCCAGCACTGGAAAGTCAAGTGATTAATACAAATATTTAATTTGAAAGAGAAATATGGTGGGAATTTCTTGAATTGTACCGAGGTTTCCCAGCATTGTGGAAAATCAAGGgattaataaatatttgaaaGGGAAATACCATCATAAATCAGTCACCTGTTCATAGACTACGCAAAGCAAAGACTATCGTATTCCAAATTCAGAGACGACATTTAGCAGTGTACAAAGACCCTCAAAGTTCCTAGGCATGGGTTTTAGGATATTCTTCCCTGCAACAACATAAGTAACTAATTACGAGAGGCTGTGCGATGCGAAACTAATCTACAGTCATGTTAATTCCTATAGGTAACGAATAAATTAGTGGATATAAAATTATGTCTTGCTTTATTCAGTTTACAACCTTTGTCAACTGGCATTTTTTTAAATCCTTCTCTGATAGATTTGATATTAAAGTCTTATCAATATTATAATGGAGAAACTGGTACCGATCCCCCATCTTAACCAAAACTACTAGCGGATATTACGACCCGCACCATCACAGCTACGGGTCCTCGAATTGTACACTCGCCAATCATCTATCCTTCCCAATATCTTTGCACTGGTACTTTCTCCTTCACATTCTGGTACTTCCCCCTTCCCATTTCTACTCTAATATGTTCATCTCAAAATAGCTCCGCTCTTCACTTCAAGCTGATTTCTACGGACAAGTTTCAATCACTAAAGCGCATTACTACCACgaataaacacccaaaaacgtTTTACCAGTAGATAAAACCGAAACAATATTCTCCAATTGTAAATTAACACCATTTTTAATCAAGAGACCAGTATAACGAACAATGTCTGGTCTTATAATAAAACCATTCAAAAACAACAACGTCGCTATCACAACGCTTTCATtaatagaaggaaaattattGTTCCAGTCAATACTTAATGGGTTATTGCTCCAGTCAATACCTCAAtataatttaattttctatctGCCATCTCATTATGTGCTATTTACATTAAATACATTTCATTACGTATTATTTACATTAAATATACTATCTCGTGCCTCATTATGTATAGTTCATACTAAATATTTTCACTATTATACTATCTATATTTTCTactcattaccatcattatacGTGAAGCTGCCCAAACTATATTATCTATACATCAAACCCTCCAAACCAAACAACTATCCAGCCTATCTTATATCACCATATCACACTTTCTTGCCATTACACTTTGGAAGGATTAAAAGAAGCCATTACACTTTGGAAGGATTAAAAAGAACCCTTACGGAGGtcagcaaagaagaaaagatctcCGACAGTGTTCCTTCGCGACACGAAACCCCTGATAACTATAGTCCATCATCCACACCCTCTCCCTACCAGGCATTAATCGTGTATCAGTATCAATACCCATtactaattaatatatatatatatatatatatatatatatatatatatatatatatatatatatatatatatatatatatatatatatatatatatatatatatatatatatatatatatatatatatatatatatatatatatatatatatatatatctgccaCCGACTACCAAGAAGCGGAGACGCAGCCCTTACCCATGATACCCGTGGTGTTGGCGCCGAGAGAACAAGCCGATCACACCTCAATGCGGTTTCAGGAGCGACACCGGCTGCTCCACCTCGCAAGCGGTTCTGGCtgctcgggaaaaaaaaaaaaatacaagtagacACCAAGCTAACGTTTATATACACCGTTATACCGTTATACAGACATCCGCTCACTTCCCTCAGTCATATCCAAAAACAATAATTGCCAGCAACATCAAAACACCCATACCTTACCTCTGCGATGTTCATAGACAGACTGAGCTATTCTATCAGACACAAGCCTGGACGAAACATCACCTGAGACACGCTTCGGAGCTTCGCAGTGCCCTCCGATTCACCGACCTTTAATTCCCCAACACCGACACATCCCCAGCTCACTACCCGCCGTCATCAAGATGATCCACCCCTGCAGACGCATTGCCAAATAAGGATAAACCACATTAACCTATTGGAATGATGTGCTATGGATCTTTTTCTTTTGCCGTTTCCTTAGAGCCAGGAGTCGGCACCAAGTACGAGTCTACTCAAATTGTTTCTgtctcttgcatcttcctctgtgactctcTTCCTTTGCAATTCTATTtcaattccatccctccatctcactctctgtcttcccaTAAATATACCGATGAAACAGCACCAGTTGTTTACGAAAAGGTTGTTGCTGTGTGAAAGACTCGTTCGGTGattcgtacgtgtgtgtgtgtgtgtgtgtgttcaagttcAAGTTCAAACAGTTTACTGGCAGATGTTCTCAtcctgctaactacatgcctcccctcctcccgcggcctttctttcacttatccTTATGTCCCTTCCTTGcatgtcctctcctcctcgcttTTCCCTCACGTATCTTCTCTCCCATTCATACGTACACATCagctctcttactcttcctctttcagtgCCATTCCTATATATCAGGATGCAAAGCAAAGATGAGCTCAATGATAAAACAGTCACAATTCACTTCAGGAACCGCATCTTAAAAAGCTTCGAACCACTTCCATTAATTTCAGCGATAATTAATCAGGTTCCAGTAATTTTCTTCTCCCACTGATGTAGAATCCTTATTGAACTACTCGAatcaaatgaatgaatgaatgaaattaatgaaagaactATTGAAAACCCAGTGGAATCTGTTAGAAGTAGTGGAGATGAGGCGTCAGAATGCTAGATAATTATTGATCAGGGATGTGGGAATGTTTCTGGTGGCCTGATTTTGCGCGGTGTGCGTAGTGGCATGCGAATGATGTAATACGGAACgcttgcaaaaagaaaaaaaaaatgctacgtAGGAATACAAACGAAAAcgaatatacaaaaaaagtaggaaataataatagcaagagtactgcaacaacaacaacaacaacaacaacaacaacaacaacaacaacaacaacaacaacaacaacaacaacaacaacaacaacaacaacaacaacaacaacaacaacaacaacaacaacaacaactactactactactactactactactactactactactactactactactactactactactactactactactgctgctgctgctgctgctgctgctgctgctggttagTTAACATTCAATTCCACCCATTTACACACgcccagcaacacacacacacacacacacacacacacacacacacacacacacacacacacacatgaactagAGATAGGTTAGTGCTACTAGAATATTCACACGCACTCAATCATTTACCTAGTATAAACACATGTGAGTAGTGAACTATCATATCAAGGCCTAGGATATCCTGTGAAAGTTAAGGTGACTCATGCAAGAGCGTCCTAACGTAGAGCAAGCACACTTCAGGACCATGAGGAGGATTTTTTGTGTTGCAAGCGTGATacatctatctctcttcctggATTTGTCTTCAGATgagtaaaagtttttttttttcgtttttaattGCCcggatttttcattatttaaccATGCCACACTTTCTGTTTTTGGAGCacgaagatatatatatatatatatatatatatatatatatatatatatatatatatatatatatatatatatatatatatatatatatatatatatatatatatatatatatatatatatatatatatatatatatatatcctgtctatcaagttttctttttcttttccatcctttgattttttcttctcgttttcattcctctctctttttttttttagtagggAATCTATTAAAAGACTtgcctaatgagagagagagagagagagagagagagagagagagagagagagagagagagagagagagagagagagagagagagagagagttgttttaTACCGTCATactgatgaacacacacacacacacacacacacacacacacacacacacacagcttttaTTTCCCAATCCTGCATGCATATCGGTAGCAAACTCATTCCTTACGATTCCTTAACATGAAACACAGTTCGAAACCTAAGTAATACATACGTACCTGTGAACAAAGTCCTCAGCATTGGGTAAGTAAGTGGCGCTAACTCGGTTATCAGGCAGTCGGTAGTCAATAGGGCAGCTTAGGGTGATTATAGATTATAAATCAATTTAATTAAGGACAGGTATGATAGGTGGGCATAGTATTATGTAAGTAAGTATATGATTATGCAAGTCTGGTCGTGTGGGTCTAATGTCATCCTGCAGCTTTGCAATATCATACTCATCATCAGCAAAGAGGTGTTCAAAGTCCCAAAACGCAGGGATAGATTGTATATTACACTTtcaatacgtttttttttcttctgttttcttttttttagcttcccttttttttcataatcttcgAAATAGTTTCTGCTACAGGCGTGACGTGAGTCATGAGCAGGATGCGAATTCATAATATTGCGTAAGAACTCCCGCATGCTTCAATTAATCTTTTGGAACAGTGTTGTTGTTTATTCcgccacgtttttttttttttctattgaagTGCGAACACGTGATGACATAACACTGCAATCTGTATTGGGGAATGAGCCACATCTTGAGGCTATCACaacctaaagagagagagagagagagagagagagagagagagagagagagagagagagagagagagagagagagagagagagagagagagagagagagagagagagagagagagagacctcattTGGCCTTGGAGCTTCATGCATATATGCCTACTAATACAAAATACTAATTTAATATAAGatttagcagggttctcaaaagtgttttcctattaataatgtagaaatcttgttcatctgtcactagaataatataaaacacacacacacacacacacacacacacacacacacacataaaaacccGTTCAACTTCAATGAAAACCTTtagaatgtagtggagatgcggcacagaagtgtttcagaatatgatcttAAGAATAAAGAATCGACAAGAAGTAAGACTGAGTTGTGCACAGTCTCAGCTCAGGAACAATGTATAGTAGGGTTGTTATTGTCAAGAGGATTGATACATCTGTCTTGATGCACACTGTTATAGCTACATACAAAAAACCTAACCTTTCACCAAGTAATTACAATGTAGCACTAAATACTTCAATACAGTAAGCTTTCAGTATTTCACGGAACACGGAACTGTCACAGGCACGTCAAGTTTTGAGTTACTCTTTCGAAAGTCTACTGTAAATTTGTACCAGTCCATTTCATTAAACCTGTCGAGAAGCTACGACTGTCAAAAAGTTAAGATTATACAACTACATCCTCGGGGATTTCAATGTTTACTACAATCTTCCATTGTCATTTATCAACCACACCGGAGAACAAGTCTTCAACTTAAAGACATATACTCCACGACCTAAGGTGACTGGAGCACCAATGTAATTGTACACGCCCAGCATGTTTCTTAACCTCTAACTCTTCAGCTTATGTTGTTGAACTCTTCTGcttgttgggctcctccgatcactgCCTCCGATCAGTACTGCCTAAGGACCCGCTATTGCGGAGGTGCCCCTGGCATCATGCCTCTGCCAAGTGTCTGAGGAGGTGTTACGCTGATTTCTCGTAGAACGAGTGttacttccgtgtcagagacttcTTTTTTTGTGCAGCCGAGGTgatagtgtttcagaatatgatcctgtAACTcacccaagttttttttttctctaacatTAGGGAACATGCAATAGCAATAGAGATTAAGAAGGGATGTGTTGAAGGTCTTTAAATGGTAGAGGGGaaataatatgtgtgtgtgtgtatgtgtgtgtgtggtgaggactGACAAGGAGTGGCGGTGTGAGAACTAGATTAGTTACGAACCCGGAACCCCAAAGCTCCGAGCAGAGTTTCAAGAGATATAACTGTGATGAAGCCAGTTGGTTATTTATTCAGGTTTCACATGGTTAATGTAAATAGCTTCTAATATTTTAGTGTCTGTATGTGCATCAGCTTTATGTAATATACTAAAATCCTTCTTCGAAAATGgatgatcatgtgtgtgtgaatgtgactATGTATAATttggtgttattatttttgttaactTTGCAAAGTCATTTCAATACATCTATTTCAATTACTTTACAAGGTTTACTATGACTCCTGCTTACCGCAACGCTAACGAaaacaatgtttttttctgctttagtCACGATGGCAGGATGTGGGAAAACCTACACACATTCTAAAAATAAGAATGGCAGACAGACGCAATGACGGTGTTTTACGTTCTCCTTCTGATCTTACGTTTTGAGTATAAAGCATGTTGCCCTCCGTTCTTACATTCATTCGGCTGACAGTTCAGAGGCGTCTCACATTCCTGTGGTCGTCCCTACAACCCCACATCTCAGCGAAATGAAGATAGACTTCAGCATTGCTACTGTGGTGGTCGTGTTGGGTCTCTTTGGTGTAAGCAGCCACAAGATCTCCTCTCCATGTTCCATGATCAGCATCACCGAACCCACGTCGCCTAACTTCGCCATGCTCTGCCAGATGGGATATCACGCCAACGGCAGCGCTTACCTAAACTATTCACATCCTCAAGTCAAATGTGAACCTCTCTCTGGAGTTATCTTAGATAACCgagatgatgaaaatgaaaaagtcTTTGTGATCGCGTACATCCCAGTCATTGATAACTAAATTCAAGCTGGACATCCATCCTTCTACGTTATTCATTCCCGGCGATGGCAGATGAAGATTGGGTGGCAGGAGTCCCTGGCGAGCTGGACGCCGCACCAGCACCCGTGCGTCATTCCCTGTGGCGGTAAACGTGATCGTTAAAGAAGCACAAAATTaagaagttgcaagaagccagcaggttTACACGTGGCCGTTTAGTCACCGCATAAAACAAGTGGGATGCCGGATCCAGCGTTTTGCAAGTGCCTACGTAGCCTGCCTGTGAATAACTGCGTGCACGACACCGATCACCCTCCACACCGGCACACCAACCCGGACCACCGCCACGCACGATCTATTATATACAGTCCGTACTAATCAAGTGTGACTTGTCGGGAATTTGGCTGTCATAAAACATTCCAAACACAGTGTGGCTGCAGAAGCCAGTTggacaaaatatgaaaaatcagTGGATAACTGTTTGGTATTATAAGATGATGACAAAATAGGTATGAAGGGTATAATATATAACTGACaagtggaagggaggaataCCTGACCAAGTTAAAAACTAAATCTGGGATTACTGTtactaaagtaaaaaaaaaaaaagaagaagaaagaaagaaaaaaagaacaataataatagactCTCAGTGACTGTTGGTAGATATCATGATATTGTTTGGGAGGAAAGACTGACCTATAAGTGGTCAGGTGGAGTTGGAGAAGAACACCATATCATCCTGAAGTAACATGAGATGTCACAAGAAAGAAATCCATACCTGCCTGAATATTTTATGAGAAGTCCAAGTAGGGACAAATTTATTATGTTgatacagaatatatatatatttctgtttgCATAAACTAGTATCATTCTTGAATGTGATACTCAAAATCTATAGGAAGTTCAAGATAAGTCGTTAAAATTTAAGTACAAAATCATGTAAATCAAACTGGAAAAGCAGGAACTGTGTTCGTACAtttgtaacaaaaaaaatctgagcAATAGATTTTCAGTTCAGTTTCACACGTGCAGTTACGGCGAATGAATGTAAGAACGGAGGGCAACATGCTTTATACTCAAAACGTAAGATCAGAAGGAGAACGTAAAACACCGTCATTGCGTCTGTCTGCCATTCTTATTTTTAGAATGTGTGTAGGTTTTCCCACATCCTGCCATCGTGactaaagcagaaaaaaacattgtttTCGTTAGCGTTGCGGTAAGCAGGAGTCATAGTAAACCTTGTAAAGTAATTGAAATAGATGTATTGAAATGACTTTGCAAAGTTTGCTGTCCCTGATGTGCCTGATATGCCTAATGCACCTGATGTGCCTGATGGGCTTGATGTGTTTGGTGCGCCTGATGTGCCTGATGTGCGTGATGTGTCTGATGTACCTCCACCAGCGGCACAGCCAGGAAGGGAGCTGGATGCAGGGGCTCCACAGAGGAGTCTTATTATAAGGCACTGCTTAATAAtgttaaaaatatatgaaaggaatGTACATACGTTGTTTGTTTCCCTCTAAGTAGAAAACAGGTGAGGACTGACAAAATAAACCtccaaaaataaagaagagtggccATCTAAGCCCAAGCGAAGGAGCTGCAACAGAAATGTCTAACGGCGTGACAAGCCAGGGACGTAAGAGAaatagcaaacacacacacacgcattacgTATTaagtattactctctctctctctctctctctctctctctctctctctctctctctctctctctctctctctctctctctctctctctttctctctcagcaaaTTTCACACTGGCAGACTAACGAACTTATAATTTCTCTGTTTTTCGGACTATTGTAACTCTCACGTGAATTACAATTtctcaagaaaaaaagatatcgaACCTTTTGTCGCGATGAATGTGAAACTGCtttaaaggagagaaggagggagaatggaaagcTAGAGAGAGAAGTTAAGGAGGGCAGGTAGGGAAGgcagaaagatggaggaggaaaggaaggtagggaggaaagTTAAGGAAGGCAAGTAAACTCGTAGGGAAGgcagaaagatggaggagaaggggggaaaggTAGGTAGGAAAGTTgagaaaggagacagaaaggtggaggaggggaaagaaagctaagtaaaaaaaaaaagtgagaaaaggtATATAGGTAAAAGGagaactgattgattgactgataaaaaaaaaaaaaaaggggtggggagggagggaaggcgccGCAACATGAcgagaagaagcagaaggaaacAGCTTGGCTTATGGTTGGTAGGCCAGGTCGTGGTGACGCGTTGTAACACCATGGCACTGGAATACCTATGGTGTATACCATAATGCTAGCAACATCCACCTACTTTCCCCTTTTGACCAATGTGTGTATTTCTCAGGTTTACTTATTCTTTGCAATTTAAATTAAAAAAGTCTTAATTCTTCATCATTGATCAGTCTCCTGTCAGATTTAAATGATGTTGAATTCCTGTGATCATTAAAAGATAATTATGCATGAGTATGTCGCTATGCTTATGACTTGTGACTGAATAAAGTATCTtggatttctttccttcttccattcttgtgtcttattttctcttccttctttcgtatttcatctcctcttcgtGGTTTTGGTTACGACATTTGTGTCGGAATACAGCCCAGAGACCTTCGCACAGGAAAGTTGTGGAAGTCTTTGTTCGTGTAATGTCTATAATTTCAAGAGTAAATGGTGCAAGAAAGTTTGAAATATTTTTGCGGCGTGTACGTATACCATCCCCAGACCCATCCTGTAAGAAATAATATCAGTAGTAATAACGTGTAGAACAATTAAGTTCATCGTGTGGTGAACCCAGGCAACGCacgaaagaatgaataaaaaaaaaaaaaaaaaaaacagtaatcataaataaataaaataacaaatgtaaaatataagataaataagtgatacatatatatatatatatatatatatatatatatatatatatatatatatatatatatatatatatatatatatatatatatatatatatatatatatattacgagtGATATCATTCGGTGTGAGTCACAGGGGTGCGTTGCACCACCAGGCGAACGAACCACTGACGAAAGGAGCTTTTTCCACTCATCACCGCGTATTCCTTACTGACATGAATCACATCAGTTTCCGCAGCCGCCAAAACATCACTTACCGACGCTGCCATGGAAAATCGAGCCTTACGATGCCCGTGTATTAAACCCATCGCGTAAACCCATTAAGTAACTGTCCGGGTTCTCATAGTTGTTTTTCCCCATTAATAATATAGCATGCTTGTTAACCTATCACTGGAGTCATGAATCACCCTCGAAAAGCGTctataacttccattagagcaTGTCGAAATTAGTGGAGATGATATGccaaagtgtttcagagtacTGCCCTCCATCTTCCTTGGATGCTGCCATCTTCTGATTCGGCTCAGGAcccttattctgaaactctctctctctctctctctctctctctctctctctctctctctctctctctctctctctctctctctctgtggctccCTAATAACGCTACTGGTGTCTCCATCCCCGTGGCCAGGACGATTTACACTGCCTACATTCGATCAGTCGTGGACTATCTCTCCCCTGCGCTTGTGCAGCTGCCCAAAACTACACTGGAGCCTCTGAAAAAATTCCAGAACACAGTCATGAGACTCATCTTAGGCTGTCCCATGTCCACCAGGATAGTCAACATGCTGCATGAGCTTGACCTCTCGCCACTAATTGAAAGAATCCATGCAAATGTCACCTATTTCACCGTCAAGTGCCTCCATTTCCCCCATCTCTCCTGTCACTATTCGCAAGTCATCAGGACCTTCCTTCAGCCTCATCCCCGCCTGCCTCGGCTGCAGCCCGGTGGCCGTGCTCTCATCAAAACTGTCTGCTCTCAGCTGCAACGTTTGGACATCAATGTTCCTGTGGCTGAcgttttccctccacctccaccctggATGCTGTCACTCCCAATGGTCCACTTCACTCCCACCTACAAGGCTCACCTTCCCGTCCTGCAGAAACAACTAGCCCTGGACGCCATAGCATCGGTCTCGGCTACCATCGTCACGCCACACCACCTCTACACGGATGGGTCTGTGCAGGCTGACGGCACAGCAGGGTGTGCAGTTTTCTCTCCTGACGCGGCACCTCCA
This window of the Scylla paramamosain isolate STU-SP2022 chromosome 1, ASM3559412v1, whole genome shotgun sequence genome carries:
- the LOC135101552 gene encoding uncharacterized protein LOC135101552 yields the protein MADEDWVAGVPGELDAAPAPFAVPDVPDMPNAPDVPDGLDVFGAPDVPDVRDVSDVPPPAAQPGRELDAGAPQRSLIIRTIYTAYIRSVVDYLSPALVQLPKTTLEPLKKFQNTVMRLILGCPMSTRIVNMLHELDLSPLIERIHANVTYFTVKCLHFPHLSCHYSQVIRTFLQPHPRLPRLQPGGRALIKTVCSQLQRLDINVPVADVFPPPPPWMLSLPMVHFTPTYKAHLPVLQKQLALDAIASVSATIVTPHHLYTDGSVQADGTAGCAVFSPDAAPPAEGWVGRRLPAQSSSTFCEMHGILDAVSLLCERRLNGVVIWDSQAALHALSSPNPVCRLLVNRILTALALAHDRLLVIRFLWIPSHVSLAYNDTVDRLAKAACGLPACDAGPAPSLRCLRTRIRAASLLSTADRTADQRAASVTIHHYDAFRHHRFKYRRRGLWVRRHNVVSAWLRLGYRPLWQVAGLGDELHYTSCPLCHSPNSNHLRHYCLDCPAVGDLLPREQPLLAVCQHLLQGDHLDLMLAQHPQFGGC